The following proteins are co-located in the Limanda limanda chromosome 5, fLimLim1.1, whole genome shotgun sequence genome:
- the gltpa gene encoding glycolipid transfer protein — translation MALLMEHQFRQLPADRQVETRPFLEAVSYLPPFFDCLGSAVFAPIKADISGNIAKIKAVFDTNPGRFKTLQQILEAEKEMHGAGWPKSGATLALMWLRRSLRFIQVFLQSLVDGEKDEINPNLIRVNIAKAYEIALKKYHGWFVQQLFKAALYAAPYKSDFLKALSKGREVKDEECLEKIRKFLINFTATVDAIYEMYSKMNADLEYSV, via the exons ATGGCTCTGCTAATGGAGCACCAGTTCAGGCAGCTGCCAGCCGACAGACAGGTGGAAACAAGACCGTTTCTGGAGGCTGTGTCATACCTTCCACCGTTCTTTG actGCCTTGGCTCCGCTGTCTTTGCACCAATTAAAGCTGACATATCTGGCAACATCGCA AAAATCAAAGCGGTTTTTGATACCAACCCTGGACGGTTCAAGACGCTGCAGCAGATTTtggaggcagagaaggaaaTGCACGGAGCAGGATGGCCCAAATCTGGAGCGACCTTGGCTCTCATGTGGCTGAGAAG GAGTTTACGATTTATCCAAGTTTTCCTGCAGAGCCTAGTGGACGGGGAGAAGGATGAAATCAACCCAAACCTCATCCGAGTCAATATCGCCAAAGCCTATGAAATAGCCCTGAAGAAATACCATGGCTGGTTTGTGCAGCAGCTTTTCAAG GCGGCTCTTTACGCTGCTCCATACAAGTCCGATTTCCTGAAGGCGCTCTCCAAGGGTCGGGAAGTAAAGGACGAGGAGTGCTTGGAGAAAATCCGGAAATTCCTCATCAACTTCACTGCCACCGTTGATGCTATTTATGAGATGTACAGTAAGATGAATGCCGACCTTGAATACTCAGTGTGA
- the tchp gene encoding trichoplein keratin filament-binding protein isoform X1: MALPTLQAHVPGRSRALASRMARQREQEARCRQQWEQHARYLREQSVRSQRQEAWSSGQSHQQSMSSYHKQRVKEENQVSLERRRNLLRAMLQKEQEQLEAELREVGPDRATLASQLVQKAEELRTARDERRKKLAQELLREHWKKNNPELREVESALHKDHVVRRWQEQISEKTQHEVAEQEETRRFKNEYERTRKEALERMRQVEEKRKAEERKRGEGLCKQMEELKLREEEATRLKKEQEALLVQQWELENLEEERRKVEARRKKSEMGYFLIRQYRAQLKRRAQQVQEELEADRQILAALLEGEHEDSRMESARRERAVADAAWMKEVIEEQLQLEQEREAEFDVLHREEAQRVWEKREAEWEKERKARERLMHEVLVGRQQQLEQKVQKNREAQEELVWRREELIQELELEKDIRRQEKDSEEGRRTARIQELNAQVEQQRQERWEEQCQKEKDEEREREALRIQEEDLRLEMLRMSKKGYQEKVHSRPRSAWT, from the exons ATGGCTCTGCCGACGCTCCAGGCCCATGTCCCCGGCCGCTCCCGGGCCCTGGCCAGCCGGATGGCCCGGCAGCGGGAGCAGGAGGCCCGGTGTCGGCAGCAGTGGGAGCAGCATGCCCGGTACCTCAGAGAGCAGAGTGTCCGCAGCCAGAGGCAGGAGGCCTGGAGCTCCGGCCAGTCCCACCAGCAGAG TATGTCGTCATACCATAAGcagagagtgaaggaggagaaccaggtCAGCCTGGAGCGGCGCAGGAACCTGCTGAGGGCCATGCTTCAAAAGGAACAAGAGCAGCTGGAGGCCGAGCTCAGAGAAGTGGGACCTGACAGGGCAACGCTGGCAAGTCAGCTGGTGCAAAAAGCCGAGGAGCTTCGCACAGCCAgagatgaaagaagaaaaaag CTTGCACAAGAGCTGTTGAGGGAGCACTGGAAGAAAAACAACCCAGAGTTGCGAGAG GTCGAGTCAGCATTACATAAAGATCATGTTGTCAGACGATGGCAGGAGCAGATATCTGAGAAGACACAG CACGAAGtggcagagcaggaggagacaaggCGCTTCAAAAATGAGTATGAGCGCACCCGGAAAGAGGCTCTGGAGCGGATGagacaggtggaggagaaaaggaaagcagaggagcgcaagagaggagaaggacttTGCAAACAGATGGAAGAACTGAAGCTGAGGGAAGAAGAG gCCACTCGTCTAAAGAAGGAGCAAGAGGCTCTGCTGGTgcagcagtgggagctggagaacttggaggaggagagaaggaaggtgGAGGCAAGACGAAAGAAGTCTGAGATGGG GTATTTCTTGATCCGTCAATATCGAGCTCAGTTGAAGAGAAGAGCGCAGCAAGTGCAGGAGGAACTG GAGGCCGACCGTCAGATCCTGGCAGCCTTGCTGGAAGGAGAGCACGAGGACAGTAGAATGGAGAGCGCACGAAGGGAGAGGGCTGTCGCTGATGCTGCCTGGATGAAAGAAGTGATTGAAGAGCAACTGCAGTTGGAGCAAGAACGGGAGGCGGAGTTTGACGTCTTGCACAG AGAGGAAGCTCAGCGTGTATGGGAGAAACGAGAGGCCGagtgggagaaggagaggaaagccAGAGAACGGCTCATGCACGAG GTGCTTGTGGGCCGACAGCAGCAGTTGGAGCAGAAGGTGCAGAAGAACCGCGAGgctcaggaggagctggtgtgGAGACGAGAAGAGTTGatccaggagctggagctggagaaggacaTCAGACGTCAGGAGAAGGACAGTGAAGAGGGTCGCAGGACAGCAAGGATACAAGAGTTAAATGCTCAG GTGGAGCAGCAGCGTCAGGAGCGTTGGGAGGAGCAGTGCCAGaaagagaaggatgaggagagagagagggaagcccTGCGAATCCAAGAGGAAGATCTGAGGCTGGAGATGCTGAGGATGTCCAAGAAAGGGTACCAGGAGAAG GTTCACAGCAGACCTCGATCCGCCTGGACATGA
- the tchp gene encoding trichoplein keratin filament-binding protein isoform X2, whose amino-acid sequence MALPTLQAHVPGRSRALASRMARQREQEARCRQQWEQHARYLREQSVRSQRQEAWSSGQSHQQSMSSYHKQRVKEENQVSLERRRNLLRAMLQKEQEQLEAELREVGPDRATLASQLVQKAEELRTARDERRKKLAQELLREHWKKNNPELREVESALHKDHVVRRWQEQISEKTQHEVAEQEETRRFKNEYERTRKEALERMRQVEEKRKAEERKRGEGLCKQMEELKLREEEATRLKKEQEALLVQQWELENLEEERRKVEARRKKSEMGYFLIRQYRAQLKRRAQQVQEELADRQILAALLEGEHEDSRMESARRERAVADAAWMKEVIEEQLQLEQEREAEFDVLHREEAQRVWEKREAEWEKERKARERLMHEVLVGRQQQLEQKVQKNREAQEELVWRREELIQELELEKDIRRQEKDSEEGRRTARIQELNAQVEQQRQERWEEQCQKEKDEEREREALRIQEEDLRLEMLRMSKKGYQEKVHSRPRSAWT is encoded by the exons ATGGCTCTGCCGACGCTCCAGGCCCATGTCCCCGGCCGCTCCCGGGCCCTGGCCAGCCGGATGGCCCGGCAGCGGGAGCAGGAGGCCCGGTGTCGGCAGCAGTGGGAGCAGCATGCCCGGTACCTCAGAGAGCAGAGTGTCCGCAGCCAGAGGCAGGAGGCCTGGAGCTCCGGCCAGTCCCACCAGCAGAG TATGTCGTCATACCATAAGcagagagtgaaggaggagaaccaggtCAGCCTGGAGCGGCGCAGGAACCTGCTGAGGGCCATGCTTCAAAAGGAACAAGAGCAGCTGGAGGCCGAGCTCAGAGAAGTGGGACCTGACAGGGCAACGCTGGCAAGTCAGCTGGTGCAAAAAGCCGAGGAGCTTCGCACAGCCAgagatgaaagaagaaaaaag CTTGCACAAGAGCTGTTGAGGGAGCACTGGAAGAAAAACAACCCAGAGTTGCGAGAG GTCGAGTCAGCATTACATAAAGATCATGTTGTCAGACGATGGCAGGAGCAGATATCTGAGAAGACACAG CACGAAGtggcagagcaggaggagacaaggCGCTTCAAAAATGAGTATGAGCGCACCCGGAAAGAGGCTCTGGAGCGGATGagacaggtggaggagaaaaggaaagcagaggagcgcaagagaggagaaggacttTGCAAACAGATGGAAGAACTGAAGCTGAGGGAAGAAGAG gCCACTCGTCTAAAGAAGGAGCAAGAGGCTCTGCTGGTgcagcagtgggagctggagaacttggaggaggagagaaggaaggtgGAGGCAAGACGAAAGAAGTCTGAGATGGG GTATTTCTTGATCCGTCAATATCGAGCTCAGTTGAAGAGAAGAGCGCAGCAAGTGCAGGAGGAACTG GCCGACCGTCAGATCCTGGCAGCCTTGCTGGAAGGAGAGCACGAGGACAGTAGAATGGAGAGCGCACGAAGGGAGAGGGCTGTCGCTGATGCTGCCTGGATGAAAGAAGTGATTGAAGAGCAACTGCAGTTGGAGCAAGAACGGGAGGCGGAGTTTGACGTCTTGCACAG AGAGGAAGCTCAGCGTGTATGGGAGAAACGAGAGGCCGagtgggagaaggagaggaaagccAGAGAACGGCTCATGCACGAG GTGCTTGTGGGCCGACAGCAGCAGTTGGAGCAGAAGGTGCAGAAGAACCGCGAGgctcaggaggagctggtgtgGAGACGAGAAGAGTTGatccaggagctggagctggagaaggacaTCAGACGTCAGGAGAAGGACAGTGAAGAGGGTCGCAGGACAGCAAGGATACAAGAGTTAAATGCTCAG GTGGAGCAGCAGCGTCAGGAGCGTTGGGAGGAGCAGTGCCAGaaagagaaggatgaggagagagagagggaagcccTGCGAATCCAAGAGGAAGATCTGAGGCTGGAGATGCTGAGGATGTCCAAGAAAGGGTACCAGGAGAAG GTTCACAGCAGACCTCGATCCGCCTGGACATGA